The following coding sequences are from one Anolis sagrei isolate rAnoSag1 chromosome 6, rAnoSag1.mat, whole genome shotgun sequence window:
- the RUNDC3A gene encoding RUN domain-containing protein 3A isoform X2: MEPSCLQSTMALGLSSKKVSSRNIAVERKNLITVCRFSVKTLLEKYTIEPIDDSSEEFVNFAAILEHILSHRFKGEHGPVSWFSSDGQRGFWDYIRLACSKVPNNCVSSIENMENISTSRAKGRAWIRVALMEKRMSEYIATALRDTRTTRRFYDDGAIMLREESTVLTGMLIGLSAIDFSFCLKGEIMDGKTPVVIDYTPYLKFTQSYDYLSDEEDHRSLESSTSEDSSPDHPYLPLVTAEDSWYNKWRKMEQKFRIVYAQKGYLEELVRLRESQLKDLEAENKRLQLRLEEAKVQNQLEKRELEGVILELQEQLLPSSRSAPRTGLIPSDNTQFTQLSKEMAAPLVNQWPSLGTLNSNEGRPDAKIYRRHSFMSTDQLSAEISLSSDSQRMGEGKHEEPWGPLGKDPTPSMLGLCGSLASLPSCKSLASLKSNECLVSDSIEPSPAHSPS, translated from the exons ATTCTCCGTGAAGACGCTGCTGGAAAAATATACCATAGAACCAATTGATGACTCATCGGAGGAGTTTGTGAACTTCGCAGCCATCTTAGAGCACATTCTCAGCCATCGTTTTAAGGGGGAACATG gTCCAGTCAGTTGGTTCAGCTCTGACGGGCAACGTGGCTTCTGGGATTACATCCGTCTGGCCTGCAGCAAGGTTCCGAATAACTGTGTCAGTAGTattgaaaacatggaaaacatcAGCACTTCCAGAGCCAAG GGACGGGCATGGATCCGTGTGGCATTGATGGAGAAGCGCATGTCTGAGTATATTGCAACAGCTCTACGGGACACCAGAACCACCAG GAGATTTTATGATGATGGGGCAATAATGTTGAGAGAAGAATCTACGGTCCTCACGGGGATGCTGATTGGACTCAGTGCCATTGACTTCAG CTTCTGCTTGAAAGGGGAGATCATGGATGGCAAGACACCTGTGGTTATTGACTATACACCATACCTGAAGTTTACTCAGAG CTATGATTACCTGAGCGATGAGGAGGACCACCGGAGCTTGGAGAGCAGCACAAGCGAGGACAGTTCGCCTGACCATCCTTACCTCCCTCTCGTGACTGCGGAAGACAGTTGGTACAATAAATGGCGCAAGATGGAGCAGAAGTTCCGCATTGTGTATGCACAAAAG GGTTACTTGGAGGAGTTGGTTCGACTGAGAGAGTCCCAGCTTAAGGACCTGGAGGCAGAGAACAAGCGGCTGCAGTTGCGGCTGGAGGAGGCAAAGGTGCAGAATCAGTTAGAGAAACGGGAGCTGGAAGGAGTCATCCTGGAACTGCAGGAACAACT ACTTCCCTCCTCCCGCTCTGCCCCCAGGACGGGCCTCATCCCTTCTGACAACACCCAGTTCACTCAGCTCTCCAAGGAAATGGCAGCACCCCTGGTGAATCAGTGGCCCTCGCTGGGTACTCTGAATAGTAATGAAGGTCGGCCAGATGCCAAAATATACAGAAG GCACAGCTTTATGAGCACAGACCAGCTCTCAGCGGAGATCAGCCTGAGTTCAGATTCCCAGAGGATGGGCGAAGGGAAGCATGAAGAACCCTGGGGACCTCTGG GAAAGGACCCAACTCCATCCATGCTGGGCCTCTGTGGGTCCTTGGCCTCCTTGCCCAGTTGCAAGTCTTTAGCCAGCCTAAAATCCAATGAGTGCCTGGTGAGTGACAGCATTGAGCCCAGCCCTGCGCATAGTCCCAGCTGA
- the RUNDC3A gene encoding RUN domain-containing protein 3A isoform X1, which yields MEPSCLQSTMALGLSSKKVSSRNIAVERKNLITVCRFSVKTLLEKYTIEPIDDSSEEFVNFAAILEHILSHRFKGEHGPVSWFSSDGQRGFWDYIRLACSKVPNNCVSSIENMENISTSRAKGRAWIRVALMEKRMSEYIATALRDTRTTRRFYDDGAIMLREESTVLTGMLIGLSAIDFSFCLKGEIMDGKTPVVIDYTPYLKFTQSSYDYLSDEEDHRSLESSTSEDSSPDHPYLPLVTAEDSWYNKWRKMEQKFRIVYAQKGYLEELVRLRESQLKDLEAENKRLQLRLEEAKVQNQLEKRELEGVILELQEQLLPSSRSAPRTGLIPSDNTQFTQLSKEMAAPLVNQWPSLGTLNSNEGRPDAKIYRRHSFMSTDQLSAEISLSSDSQRMGEGKHEEPWGPLGKDPTPSMLGLCGSLASLPSCKSLASLKSNECLVSDSIEPSPAHSPS from the exons ATTCTCCGTGAAGACGCTGCTGGAAAAATATACCATAGAACCAATTGATGACTCATCGGAGGAGTTTGTGAACTTCGCAGCCATCTTAGAGCACATTCTCAGCCATCGTTTTAAGGGGGAACATG gTCCAGTCAGTTGGTTCAGCTCTGACGGGCAACGTGGCTTCTGGGATTACATCCGTCTGGCCTGCAGCAAGGTTCCGAATAACTGTGTCAGTAGTattgaaaacatggaaaacatcAGCACTTCCAGAGCCAAG GGACGGGCATGGATCCGTGTGGCATTGATGGAGAAGCGCATGTCTGAGTATATTGCAACAGCTCTACGGGACACCAGAACCACCAG GAGATTTTATGATGATGGGGCAATAATGTTGAGAGAAGAATCTACGGTCCTCACGGGGATGCTGATTGGACTCAGTGCCATTGACTTCAG CTTCTGCTTGAAAGGGGAGATCATGGATGGCAAGACACCTGTGGTTATTGACTATACACCATACCTGAAGTTTACTCAGAG CAGCTATGATTACCTGAGCGATGAGGAGGACCACCGGAGCTTGGAGAGCAGCACAAGCGAGGACAGTTCGCCTGACCATCCTTACCTCCCTCTCGTGACTGCGGAAGACAGTTGGTACAATAAATGGCGCAAGATGGAGCAGAAGTTCCGCATTGTGTATGCACAAAAG GGTTACTTGGAGGAGTTGGTTCGACTGAGAGAGTCCCAGCTTAAGGACCTGGAGGCAGAGAACAAGCGGCTGCAGTTGCGGCTGGAGGAGGCAAAGGTGCAGAATCAGTTAGAGAAACGGGAGCTGGAAGGAGTCATCCTGGAACTGCAGGAACAACT ACTTCCCTCCTCCCGCTCTGCCCCCAGGACGGGCCTCATCCCTTCTGACAACACCCAGTTCACTCAGCTCTCCAAGGAAATGGCAGCACCCCTGGTGAATCAGTGGCCCTCGCTGGGTACTCTGAATAGTAATGAAGGTCGGCCAGATGCCAAAATATACAGAAG GCACAGCTTTATGAGCACAGACCAGCTCTCAGCGGAGATCAGCCTGAGTTCAGATTCCCAGAGGATGGGCGAAGGGAAGCATGAAGAACCCTGGGGACCTCTGG GAAAGGACCCAACTCCATCCATGCTGGGCCTCTGTGGGTCCTTGGCCTCCTTGCCCAGTTGCAAGTCTTTAGCCAGCCTAAAATCCAATGAGTGCCTGGTGAGTGACAGCATTGAGCCCAGCCCTGCGCATAGTCCCAGCTGA
- the RUNDC3A gene encoding RUN domain-containing protein 3A isoform X3 has translation MEPSCLQSTMALGLSSKKVSSRNIAVERKNLITVCRFSVKTLLEKYTIEPIDDSSEEFVNFAAILEHILSHRFKGEHGPVSWFSSDGQRGFWDYIRLACSKVPNNCVSSIENMENISTSRAKGRAWIRVALMEKRMSEYIATALRDTRTTRRFYDDGAIMLREESTVLTGMLIGLSAIDFSFCLKGEIMDGKTPVVIDYTPYLKFTQSSYDYLSDEEDHRSLESSTSEDSSPDHPYLPLVTAEDSWYNKWRKMEQKFRIVYAQKGYLEELVRLRESQLKDLEAENKRLQLRLEEAKVQNQLEKRELEGVILELQEQLTGLIPSDNTQFTQLSKEMAAPLVNQWPSLGTLNSNEGRPDAKIYRRHSFMSTDQLSAEISLSSDSQRMGEGKHEEPWGPLGKDPTPSMLGLCGSLASLPSCKSLASLKSNECLVSDSIEPSPAHSPS, from the exons ATTCTCCGTGAAGACGCTGCTGGAAAAATATACCATAGAACCAATTGATGACTCATCGGAGGAGTTTGTGAACTTCGCAGCCATCTTAGAGCACATTCTCAGCCATCGTTTTAAGGGGGAACATG gTCCAGTCAGTTGGTTCAGCTCTGACGGGCAACGTGGCTTCTGGGATTACATCCGTCTGGCCTGCAGCAAGGTTCCGAATAACTGTGTCAGTAGTattgaaaacatggaaaacatcAGCACTTCCAGAGCCAAG GGACGGGCATGGATCCGTGTGGCATTGATGGAGAAGCGCATGTCTGAGTATATTGCAACAGCTCTACGGGACACCAGAACCACCAG GAGATTTTATGATGATGGGGCAATAATGTTGAGAGAAGAATCTACGGTCCTCACGGGGATGCTGATTGGACTCAGTGCCATTGACTTCAG CTTCTGCTTGAAAGGGGAGATCATGGATGGCAAGACACCTGTGGTTATTGACTATACACCATACCTGAAGTTTACTCAGAG CAGCTATGATTACCTGAGCGATGAGGAGGACCACCGGAGCTTGGAGAGCAGCACAAGCGAGGACAGTTCGCCTGACCATCCTTACCTCCCTCTCGTGACTGCGGAAGACAGTTGGTACAATAAATGGCGCAAGATGGAGCAGAAGTTCCGCATTGTGTATGCACAAAAG GGTTACTTGGAGGAGTTGGTTCGACTGAGAGAGTCCCAGCTTAAGGACCTGGAGGCAGAGAACAAGCGGCTGCAGTTGCGGCTGGAGGAGGCAAAGGTGCAGAATCAGTTAGAGAAACGGGAGCTGGAAGGAGTCATCCTGGAACTGCAGGAACAACT GACGGGCCTCATCCCTTCTGACAACACCCAGTTCACTCAGCTCTCCAAGGAAATGGCAGCACCCCTGGTGAATCAGTGGCCCTCGCTGGGTACTCTGAATAGTAATGAAGGTCGGCCAGATGCCAAAATATACAGAAG GCACAGCTTTATGAGCACAGACCAGCTCTCAGCGGAGATCAGCCTGAGTTCAGATTCCCAGAGGATGGGCGAAGGGAAGCATGAAGAACCCTGGGGACCTCTGG GAAAGGACCCAACTCCATCCATGCTGGGCCTCTGTGGGTCCTTGGCCTCCTTGCCCAGTTGCAAGTCTTTAGCCAGCCTAAAATCCAATGAGTGCCTGGTGAGTGACAGCATTGAGCCCAGCCCTGCGCATAGTCCCAGCTGA
- the RUNDC3A gene encoding RUN domain-containing protein 3A isoform X4 has translation MEPSCLQSTMALGLSSKKVSSRNIAVERKNLITVCRFSVKTLLEKYTIEPIDDSSEEFVNFAAILEHILSHRFKGEHGPVSWFSSDGQRGFWDYIRLACSKVPNNCVSSIENMENISTSRAKGRAWIRVALMEKRMSEYIATALRDTRTTRRFYDDGAIMLREESTVLTGMLIGLSAIDFSFCLKGEIMDGKTPVVIDYTPYLKFTQSYDYLSDEEDHRSLESSTSEDSSPDHPYLPLVTAEDSWYNKWRKMEQKFRIVYAQKGYLEELVRLRESQLKDLEAENKRLQLRLEEAKVQNQLEKRELEGVILELQEQLTGLIPSDNTQFTQLSKEMAAPLVNQWPSLGTLNSNEGRPDAKIYRRHSFMSTDQLSAEISLSSDSQRMGEGKHEEPWGPLGKDPTPSMLGLCGSLASLPSCKSLASLKSNECLVSDSIEPSPAHSPS, from the exons ATTCTCCGTGAAGACGCTGCTGGAAAAATATACCATAGAACCAATTGATGACTCATCGGAGGAGTTTGTGAACTTCGCAGCCATCTTAGAGCACATTCTCAGCCATCGTTTTAAGGGGGAACATG gTCCAGTCAGTTGGTTCAGCTCTGACGGGCAACGTGGCTTCTGGGATTACATCCGTCTGGCCTGCAGCAAGGTTCCGAATAACTGTGTCAGTAGTattgaaaacatggaaaacatcAGCACTTCCAGAGCCAAG GGACGGGCATGGATCCGTGTGGCATTGATGGAGAAGCGCATGTCTGAGTATATTGCAACAGCTCTACGGGACACCAGAACCACCAG GAGATTTTATGATGATGGGGCAATAATGTTGAGAGAAGAATCTACGGTCCTCACGGGGATGCTGATTGGACTCAGTGCCATTGACTTCAG CTTCTGCTTGAAAGGGGAGATCATGGATGGCAAGACACCTGTGGTTATTGACTATACACCATACCTGAAGTTTACTCAGAG CTATGATTACCTGAGCGATGAGGAGGACCACCGGAGCTTGGAGAGCAGCACAAGCGAGGACAGTTCGCCTGACCATCCTTACCTCCCTCTCGTGACTGCGGAAGACAGTTGGTACAATAAATGGCGCAAGATGGAGCAGAAGTTCCGCATTGTGTATGCACAAAAG GGTTACTTGGAGGAGTTGGTTCGACTGAGAGAGTCCCAGCTTAAGGACCTGGAGGCAGAGAACAAGCGGCTGCAGTTGCGGCTGGAGGAGGCAAAGGTGCAGAATCAGTTAGAGAAACGGGAGCTGGAAGGAGTCATCCTGGAACTGCAGGAACAACT GACGGGCCTCATCCCTTCTGACAACACCCAGTTCACTCAGCTCTCCAAGGAAATGGCAGCACCCCTGGTGAATCAGTGGCCCTCGCTGGGTACTCTGAATAGTAATGAAGGTCGGCCAGATGCCAAAATATACAGAAG GCACAGCTTTATGAGCACAGACCAGCTCTCAGCGGAGATCAGCCTGAGTTCAGATTCCCAGAGGATGGGCGAAGGGAAGCATGAAGAACCCTGGGGACCTCTGG GAAAGGACCCAACTCCATCCATGCTGGGCCTCTGTGGGTCCTTGGCCTCCTTGCCCAGTTGCAAGTCTTTAGCCAGCCTAAAATCCAATGAGTGCCTGGTGAGTGACAGCATTGAGCCCAGCCCTGCGCATAGTCCCAGCTGA